In Diceros bicornis minor isolate mBicDic1 chromosome 13, mDicBic1.mat.cur, whole genome shotgun sequence, the sequence ACAGATCGAACTGTCTCCCATTTGGCGGCTACGAAGCCAGATGCACATTCTCCTCGACCCAGTGGGCCTACTCCATCTCCGTTCCCAAGGGCGGGCCACCCCAGCAGCACCACATCCACTGCTCTTTCTACTAATGCCACAGTCATGTTGGCTGCAGGCATTCCTGTGCCTCAGTTCATCTCTAGTATACACCCAGAGCAGTCTGTCATCATGCCACCCCACAGCATCACCCAGACCGTGTCCCTTAGCCACCTGTCCCAGGGCGAGGTGAGAATGAACACACCCACGCTGCCCAGCATCACCTACAGCATCCGGCCAGAGACACTGCACTCTCCTCGGGCCCCACTGCAGCCCCAGCAAATAGAGGTCAGGGCCCCACAGCGTGTGGGCACACCCCAGCCAGCCACAGCTGGTGTGCCTGCCCTGGCCTCCCAGCACCCTCCAGAGGAAGAAGTGCATTATCACCTCCCTGTTGCTCGAGCTGCAGCTCCCGTGCAGTCAGAGGTGCTGGTCATGCAGTCTGAGTACCGACTGCATCCATACACTGTGCCCCGGGATGTGAGGATCATGGTGCATCCCCACGTGACAGCAGTCAGCGAGCAGCCCCGGGCAGCAGACGGGGTGGGGAAGGTGCCACCAGCCAGCAAGGCTCCTCAGCAGCCTGGGAAAGAAGCTGCCAAGACGGCAGATGCCAAagcagcccctgcccctgcccctcacaGTGAGGCCCGTATCCTCACAGTCACCCCCAGCAACCAGCTCCAGGGGCTGCCTTTGACCCCacctgtggtggtgacccacgggGTGCAGATTGTGCATTCCAGTGGGGAGCTGTTCCAAGAGTACAGATATGGAGACATCCGTACCTACCACGGCCCGGCTCAACTCACACACACGCAGTTTCCTGCTGCTGCCTCCATTGGCCTGCCTTCCCGGACCAAGGCTCCTGCTCAGGTGAGAATGCCAGAAATCAGCCTTCTGGTCCAAATAGTGGTTCAGGTGCCAGTGAGGTTCCTAAAATATGTTGCCTTTTTCTTGAGCTTAAAGAGGagcctcctggggccagcccggtggcgtagtggttaagttcttgcgctctgcttcagctgcctggggtttgcaggttcggatcctgggcgtggacctatgcaccgcttctcaagccatgctgtggcaggtgtcccacgtataaaatagagcaAAGTGgacacagattttagctcaggggcaatcttcctcaccaaaaaaaaaaaaaaaaaaacgggggcccgcccggtggcatagcggttaagtgcgcatgctccgctgcggcagcccagggtttggatcctgggcgcacactgacacaccacttgtcaagccatgctgtggtggcgtcccatataaagtggaagaagatgggcatggatgttagaccagggccaatgttccccagcaaaaagaggaggagtggcagatgttagctcatgtcctcacaaaaaaaaaaaaaaaaaggagcttcTTAAATTTGGGGATAAAAGGAGCAGATCACAGCACGGAGAGCTCATGGACATAGGAAGGAGCTCTTTGTGGGAAAGGGTGGAGTGGTGGTGCCTGCctgcaggggtggggagagggaacaAGTGACTTCCTTTGAACAGAACTGTCAGTCCTGAATGCCCGGGAGCATCACTGTCAGGTTAAAGCTCCTTCCATGGGCTTGGCTAACAGGAGATGCCCTGTAGCTGACCCTGCCCAGGGCCCATGGTCAGTTAGTTGTGGGCGTGGTGGCATGCATAACAGATTCtgactctgtccctctctcttcttccccaaCTCCAGGGCCCCCCTCCTGAAGGTGAGCCCTTACAGGCCACTCAGCCTGTGCAGTCTACACAGCCTGCCCAGCCCACGCAGTCTACACAGCCTGCCCAGCCTATGCAGCCCTCCCAGCTCAGCCAGCCAGGCCAGCCACCAAGCAACAAGATGCCTCAGGTCTCCCAGGAGGCAAAGGGGACCCAGACAGGAGTAGAGCAGCCTCGCCTCCCAGCCATACCTGCAAACAGGCCAACTGAGCCTCATGCCCAGGTTCAGAGGGCACAGGCAGAACCAAGCCAGACTTCCTATCCCTCCCCCGTGTCTGTCTCCATGAAGCCTGACCTCCCGGCCCCTCTCCCTGCTCAGGCTGCCCCAAAGCAGCCGTTGTTTGTCCCCACAACTTCAGGCCCCAGCACCCCTCCAGGACTGGCTCTGCAGCACACTGAAGCCCAGCCCACCTCCAAACAAGATtcttctgcacacttgacttccCAGAGGCCTGTGGATATGGTCCAGCTTCTGAAGGTAAGCCTGGGCAGGGGCCTCCCCTACTgccctccaggctctgtgctgtgtTAAATGTCTTAAGATTCCCACTTGACTTAGACCAGCAGGCTGCTGCCGAGGGCCATGTCTAGCATGGCTCTGCTCTCTAGCCCTGAGCTCACTTCCTGTTTGTTTCCCTGTGAGCAGAAGTACCCCATCGTGTGGCAGGGCCTGCTGGCCCTCAAGAATGACACAGCTGCTGTGCAGCTCCACTTCGTCTCTGGCAACAATGTCCTGGCCCATCGGTCCCTGCCCCTCTCTGAAGGAGGCCCCCCACTGAGGATCGCCCAGAGGATGCGGCTGGAGGCCTCACAGCTGGAAGGGGTTGCCCGAAGGATGACGGTAAGAATCGGGGAGTGGCGGGAGCAGGTGAGCAACTGCCCCACCCACAGGGAGGGAGGACATGGGTGGCCCCCACCTGCCTGTCTCCCTGGCTTGTCATGGGGTACAGTAATGGTATTTTTGAAGTGGATGATGAAAGGCATGTTCTATCTGCCCTGGGTATGTAAAATGTCTCTAGACCCAGAAATAaggcttttttcattcaacaaataggaGGATGGACTTTAAGGTTATCTCAGAGGTGGGGGCTTTTGTGGATTTAGGAACCAAATTCTCTGGGTTGGACAGGCCTCTGTGTGGGCAGTTGTCTTGTGAGGAGGCCCCTGATCATTCACGGCTGCCTCTGCCCCAGGTGGAGACGGATTACTGTTTGCTGCTGGCTCTGCCCTGTGGCCGAGACCAAGACGACGTCGTGAGCCAGACCGAGTCCCTCAAGGCTGCCTTCATCACCTACCTGCAGGCCAAGCAGGCAGCAGGGATAATCAACGTTCCCAACCCTGGCTCCAATCAGGTCAGCCCAACGTCCAGTGTCCTTCCTTGATGCACGCACTGCTGGGGCTGGTCTAGGGTGGGTAGGCAGTCTGACTAATCTGGTGGCATGGGCTACCAGTGCCAGCTAGAGTACTCCAGGAAAGTTTCCCAGAGGAGGTGGGCAAAAGCGCATTCCGGGTAGAGGAAACAAGCAAGAGAGTATGGGCAGGGCTGCCATTGCCCATCCTGGAGACAGTGAAAGGACAGCTGAGACAGCAGAGGTTTTTCTTTAGCTTAGTGATACAGAAGAGGTTCCCAGGGAGTTGGTTCATGTTGGTTTTCTGACACCTTCTAGTTTTCTTCTGGTGGACAGTCATGGAGCATTAGCTGGGCCTCTTCAGGGCCCCCAGTTGGAAATGTTTAAAGGAAGAATGGTGGTGGGGTGATGTGAAGACAAGAGGTCCCACTTCTCTCTCTTGTCCCCTCTCTAGCCCGCCTACGTGCTGCAGATCTTTCCGCCCTGCGAGTTCTCCGAGAGTCACCTGTCCCGTCTGGCCCCTGACCTCCTTGCCAGCATCTCCAACATTTCTCCCCACCTCATGATTGTCATTGCCTCTGTGTGAGCCACTGAATGGTCATCACTCAGTGTATTTTCCTGAGGCTCTGCAGCAAAAAATAAACAGGACAACCCAGCCAAGTGGAGGAAGAAGCTGCCGAAGGGACAGACTCCACTGCCGGACGCCAGCCTCGCCCTCCTGCCCGCCCCAGTTGGGCAAACCCCTCTGGGCAGTGGTGCTGCTACTTGTATGTTTACATGACATTTAGCCCAAGGACAGACCACCAACCGATGGACTTGCAGACACCTTGGGGCTgggtttctctctcctctttttggAGAAAAGGAACATGGCAgtggaattaatttttttgttgtttttgtttttaagaaacaagaaaacagaacTGCCTTTGCACTAAATTAGTGACTTGGACTTTTGCACAGTGAAGACAGGCTGTGACACTCTGGATGTCTTGGTGTACGTGAACACACGTCGAGGACTATGACCCAGGACTTCAAACTTCTGCTGAAACCCTGGGGTCAAGGAACATTTCATCGGGTTGTTGTGTTCCCACCCCTCCCTTCCTTGCTCATTTGGACGTGTCACCTTTCTTAATTCTCCTGCCGCCACCATCTTTGATTCACCTGGGATGTACAGTTTACAATCGAAAACGAGCAAACAGGATTTTCTTTCTTGGTGGGATACACAGAACTtgggatgtgtgtatatataaatatataatatatataaatatatataatactgacttaaaaaatcaaattcccctgacatacattttttttaatctgtgccAAAAATGTGTTTTCAGAGAAAATCTTATTTTCATACTCAGACTTTGTATTGTCACTCATTTGTATAAGTGCGCTTCGTTACAGCACGGGCCCTGCCCCCACAATTTGGAagtgtcacacacacaaaaagactgtACAAAAAGACTGGCTTCCCCCCTTCCTTTTTACCTTGACCTCTCCCTCAACTTCCTAACACTTATTAATTTATGAAACTTTTTCTCAgcgcagttttgttttgtgtgtccATTGGATTacaaactttattaaaaaatacaaaacacgtCAAGTGTGGATGTGATTGTCACCTGGGTGGGAGGACCAAGGGTCCTCAGCTGGTGGGAATGGCTGGCCCTCATCCCACTTTTGCTTTCTTCCTCAcccctcccgcccccccccccaccaagtCTGTATACGGAACCTAGTTCCTTTCTGCCACTTAATCCTCCCTGAGGATCATTTTATCTTGTGCAAAAGGGATTTTCATCACAGACTGAACTTGAACCATTTTTCAATGCTGTGGTATAAATATCTGTGACACTTCAAGGTCCTGATTGGTTCTTGGGTAATGTGGAAGGCACTTCAATTTGGATACAGAATAAAAACCACCCCCCAAACAAACTCAGAAACATCTTAAGCAACCTTTGGTGTCTTGTCTCTTGCCCCTGTCTCCTCCTGTCTGGTGCAGGCTGGCCCTGCAGCAGCAGTGGCATAGCCTGGCCTGATCCTGCTCCTGCAGCTGCCTCTAGACAGGAGGGTGGGGCGCTGGGCTAGGCTTTCCTtgcagctggagccaggacaaGCTGGGGGATTGGGCGTGGGGGGTTAGGAACACAGGGACCACAGAGTTGGTCGCACTTGCAGTATCCATCGGGCTCCTCCAAACAGACCTACCCTTCTGGTGTGAGAAGATGGTGCCATCTCTGAGAGGGATTATAGCTGCTGGGGGTGAATTGTGTGGAAAAGGGGCAGAAACAGCATCTCAGCTCGCTGCTGACGTGAATGAGAAGGAGCTGCTCCATGGCCCCTGCTCGCTGCTCCTAGTGTCAGCAGTGCTGTGTCTCCCACCTCCCCATCAGCTCATTCCTGACCCTCCAGGTCCTAAACCTGGTGGTAGAGACACTTGATTCGGGGCAAGTAAATGTTCCAAAAGATGGCGGTGGGTTGGCCTCGATACTCAGGCCGGGTTACTGTCAGGCGAGTGCAGAGTCCTCCAGCTTCCCTAAGCCCAACAGAACCGAGCCCGTGGCCTGTTGGGTCTGGTGCCCTCTGCCTACCTTGCTGCACTGGCTGAATGGGTCCCTGAGCTGGGCTCTCTCTCGGCTGCCTGGATCCTGCTAAGCAGTCGTGGCCAGCCCCTGCTGGCCCAGCTCCCACGCCCCTGGGCAGAGGGGGAGCAGGGTTCTACAGCTGAACAGACGTGAAGCCCAAAGAGGAGATGGGATGAGGGGTGGGGCGTGTGGAGCCACGGTCTCTCTGGCCCAGAGCCTGCTGGCTCACACCCCGACTCGGGGCCAGGAAGCCCGCTTGCTTCTAGCGCCCGGGGCTCCAGTCTCATTCCGCAGGAGGGACAGCCTGGCTTTCCCGAGAAGCAGGTCTCTGTCAGCCGGTCCCTGGGTGAGCAGCCCTTCCGTGGCATCAGCCACAGCTGccagctccccaccccacccccacagggaGCTATAGGCAGCATTAGAAAATAATCCAATTTATTCTCTCTAGGGAACGGGGCCACCCCTCTCAGTTCTAGGGTGCCATCCGTCCTTAAATAAACGGTCAGGAGGAGGCATGCCTGCTCACTCGGCAGGCGGTGGACATTCAGGAGCTGTGGGGGGCGTCTCTGCCAGAGCGGGCTGGCCATCGGCCCCATCCCGAGGACGGAAGACCAGCTCCCCAGCCTGCAGCACCTGCCCGGCCGGCCACGTGCTGCCTGGCCCGTACTGCTGGTAGAAGTCCGCATCTGTCTGGAACATGACCAGTGCCTGGGCCGTGTGGATCCGCACGTGCTGAGCCAGGCTGTTGGCATCCAGGAACTTGTCCCCACAGGAGTCACAGGCATAAAGGATGTGGGTGTTGGGGTCTGTGGGAGGTAGGGGCTGCGGTCAGGATGGGAAGAACCCTTGGAGTCCCCCAGCTTTCACGCCCTGGGTGGcccctcttaccttcttcctgcACTTGCTTCACAGCTTTGCTGATCTCGGCTTTAAGTACTTCTGTCTCATCGGCGGTCACCGCGGCTCCCACTGGTACCACTGGGGGCAGAATCAGCAGGGTCTAAGCCAGAGGCACCTGCCCCATTGTTGCCACCCCAGGGTAAAGCTGCCCGTGACCACCCTCTGCTGCCCAGAGCCCGCACCTGTGAGCTGAGTGACAGCTGTTGCTGCCAGTGCCTCGGTGGCCAGCGTGACCATGTCATCAACAGTGACTACGCTGACCTCACCACCCTCCTCTGGCTCCAGGATTTTGATGCCTGCCTTGCCCTGGTGCACGGTCTTCACGTGGGAACGCAGGTTGTCCACCCGGTTGAAGCCACGACCGCACTTGTCACACAGGTAAGGTTTCTCTCCTGGGGGAGGAGGCAAGGTTCTCTCCTGccactggggaggtggggaggacctCAGTGGCCTCCAGCTTCCCCGGCAGCCCTGTCTCTTCCAGCAAGTGCTCTGGGGCGGCCACCAGAGCTGCAGAGAAGACTCCAGTGGCCCCTGCACCTtctggaaactctaagaaaatgCAGTCCTCATGTGAATTGAAGTTCCTTTCAAGGCCACCTGCAGCAAGTGCCAGCACTCAAGGCTGGGATCTGGGGGTACCTCCCTTCCCGCCACGCCCACCGAGAACAGGGCTTGGGATGGGACAAGCAGGCAGGTGGGCACACGCTCACCAGTGTGGATGATGATGTGCTTGGACAGGTCCCCCACATTCACGAAGGCCTTGCTGCACACGCTGCACTTGTGGGGGCGGATGTTGTCATGGTGACGAATGTGATTGGCCAACTGGCTGGATTGGACGAATCTGCAGGGCCACAGAGGGAGGGGCTCACACTGAACTGCCCAAGCCTGGGGCCAGGGGAGCTGGGCTGGGGCCTCCTGCCTCATCTTCTAGATTGAATAGGACCCCTGAGACCTTCGCCTGGGCTGGGGCAGCAGTCTGCCCAGTTCCCAACTGAGCCCTAAGTTTGTTATCTGACCCCCTTCACCGTGCAGGGCGCCGGGGACCCCACGGCACCCTGGGCATGGGTGGGACGGACGGGGCAGCACCTCTTGCCACAGCGTTCACAGACGTAGGGCTTCTCCCCAGTGTGCTGGCGCACATGGGCGATGAGGGAGCTGGCCTGGGTAAAGGCCTTGCCGCACATCACGCACTGGCATGGTTTCTCACCTGGGGACGGGGCAGGAGAAGGTGTTGGCATCTACTTCTCCTCCCCATGTGCCTTCCCTAGCCCCCAGGCGCCACCGGGCTTGCTCACCCACCCGTGTGGATACGGACGTGCCGCTGCAGGGCGCCGGGGTCGGCAAACTGTCGCTGGCAGTGGATGCACACGTAGGGCTTCTCACCGCTGTGGATCCGAAGGTGCCGCTTAAGGTTCCCTGGGGGGAGACCAAGGGAGGGCCTGGCATGAGGCACCGCTAGGTGGCTGAGGAGCAGAGAGGCATGAGGGCAGCCAGgcgagccctggccctacctgAGGTGGTGAACTGCTTCCCACACTCTCGGCACTTGAGGGGCCCATCTGCGATGTGGATCTTCAGGTGGGCCTTCAGATTCCCCACCTATGCCCAGGCAGGGGGTCAGAAGGGCCACCCCACAGAACTGGGCCTCAGGCCCCCTCAGCAGCCCCTCCCAATGGGAACAATCAATTCTCGGTCCTCCCAGGGGCCTGCGGATGGCTCCATCCTTCCTTGAGGCCAGTCGAACGTTCCAGGTCCCAGCAGTGAAAGGGAAAACCACTCCACCCCAGTTCTTTCTAGCCCAAACCCCACCCTGACTCAACCCGCCTTCCCACTTTCCTCAGCAGAGCAAGCAAGAGCTCCATCTGGGGCAGGGTCATTTTCTACTCAGCCAACACCACCTACTTTTTCCCACTAAGTCTGTCTCTCCCCGAGGGCCACTGGCCCTGAGCGGGGAAGCTCCTGGAGTGCAGGGGCcgcctccccctacccccagcctGCAAGGACCCAGATGCCAGGCGGGCCTGTGGGCTCGCTCCCACGAGGGTCCGCACACCTGGTTGAACTTCTTGTCGCAGTGAGGGCACTTGTGCTCCTTGTCGGTGTCGTGCGTCTCCAGGTGGCGCATCTTGGAAGTGGGGTCGGAGAAGGAGCGGCCGCAGTAGTCGCACTGGTAGGGCTTCTCGCCGCTGTGCACCAGCTGGTGCCGCTTGAGGTTGCCAGACGTGGTGAAGAGCTTGCCGCAGTCCTCGCAGCGGTAGCGCGCCTCGCCCGAGTGCCGCTTCTTGTGCAGGTTCAGCAGGCTGATGAGCCGGTAGCTCTTGCCACACTCCTCGCAGCCGTAGGGCTTCAGCGGGCTGGTGGTCAGAGGCGACAGGGAGACGAGGGGTCGCTGGGTTCCAAAGAGGGCTGGGGCAGGTTGGGGCGAGGAGGCCGGGGCCTGGGGCCCGCCGGCGGGGGCCCGTACCTGTGAGTCTTCTCGTGCGCCTTGCACGCGGCCGGGTCGGAGAAGGCCTTGTTGCATTCCCGGCACGAGAAGGGCTTCTCACCCGTGTGGATGCGAATGTGCCGCTTGAAGTTGCCTGTGTGCGTGAACTCCTTTCCACAGTCCTGCAGGGCGCGGCAGGGAAGCGGGGCGTGAGGGGGCTGcggaggcagggggcagggggtgggaggaggcagggccggcccccctgcaGGCCGCACCTCGCACTTGTGGATGACAGAGCCGTAGGCCTTGGACTCCGTGCGGTCGCCGTAGGTGCCCGAGCGCAGACCCCGGGCCTCAGCGCCAAGCTCCTGGCCCGAGTCCGTGCTCGCTGACTCCTCGCTCTCCTCGGGGgcctctcccctctccagctGCGGCCCCTCTTCCTTGACCACAGCGGGTGCAGCACCCTCCTCctctcgctcttctcctttccTGGCTGGCTCCACTTCCATTTCTGTGACGAGAAGGGCAGGCACTCAGGTGCCTGGGAGGACGAGAAGGAGCCTCCAAAGGGATGTGACCTCAGAGCCAGACAAATGCCAGGAGGCCAACCTGGCAACTGGCCAAGTCAGGCCTGGGGCTGTCCCATCTCTCCATGTGGGCACCTACCAGGGGCCCGGCAATGTCTGAGAGCTACAAACAAAAGGTCCCCAACAACGGCTAGAGGAGGTACCAGTGGTCTTGCTGACTGGGACATCGCTGCTTGGAGGATGCTGGTGGGCCTTGGTCTACCAGGGACCCCAGGCTGGCTGCACAGCAGGAAGGGTGCTGTCAGCCAACAAACACTGGGGTCAGTGCTGTGGGCTGCAAGGCTCCCTCAGAGGGCTCAGTGCCAGGAAGAAGCAGAAGGGCCAGTGCTGCACCAGCAACGCTTCTGTGCTAACAGGAAGCGTGGCCAGGCTGCACAACCAGAAATGATGTCAAAATTTgagaatgaggggccagcccggtggcgtagcagttaggttcGCGCAtccctccgcttcagcggcccagggttcgctggtttggatcctgggcacggacctactcatcactcatcaagccatgctgaggtggcatcccacataagaagaaccagaaggacctacaactagaatatacaactgtgtaagggggctttggggagaaaaaagaggtacattggcaacagatgttagctcagggccaatcttcctcaaaaaaaaaaaaaaaagagaatcagaAAAGATGATGTCGACTCAAGAGCTAAAATGAAAGAGTGGCTCAGAGTGGGATCAGATGGAGGTAGGAGGAGAGGGACCCGGGGGGAAGTGTGAGTGAGGGCTGGCCCTGGCTCAGGGAGGGTACCTTGCTCTGAGCTCTCTGACAAGGCAGCCTCGGCCTCAGCAGCAGCCATGCCACTCGTGGGGTCGGGCTTGAGCTCCACAGGTGGTGGCTTCCGGGGGGCATCGGCCTTCTCCGTCTGCTCTGCACCTGGGGGGGTGGTTTGGGGACACCGAGGCTGGACTAAGACCCTCTGTCCAGCAGCTGGATGGCTCTCCTGGACTAGGCCCCTGGTAGTGGCTatggcctgggggtggggtggggcgggggacaGTATATCCAAGTTCAGACTGCTTGTGCCTCTCCTCTGGCTGGAACAGAAGCTCCAGAACAAACAATGGGTCGTTCTGGGTGACTGGAGCTCAAGGGGTGCAGTTGCCTGCGCcactgtccctccctcccccagaagCCTCCCAAGGAAGCCCCTCACTGCACTGGGGCCCAGGCTGCTGGGTGGTGATGGGGCAGCCAGCCAGGTCCTCACATCACAACTCACCACTGGCTGTGCTCTCAGCCTGGCCACCTCGCTCCTCTTTGGGCTCCCTGCCTGGGCCTGTGGGTGGACTGCTTCCGGCCAGGTCTAGCTCGCTCAGCATGGTGGCAGCTGCCTTCTCCTCTTTGGCTCTTTTGTCCCCTCCTGGAGATGGAACAGGACAGACCTGCCATTTCCCATCAAGTGCCCACCACTTGGAGGGGTGAGGTGGCCCAGAACTTGCTAGCTCTCCCAGATCCTCCCTGGGGATACATCTAAGTAGGGGTTTGTTGGTTTGTTCAAGCAGTTATTCACAGGGCGCCTACTCCACGCCAGACTGCCGGTGGGGCACCGGACACAGCAGTCATAGACTAGGTGGGGAGAGACCTCACACGCACAATGATGCCGCTGACCAGATGCCAGTGCATAGGAGGAGAGGGGCATGGCCCTCTGAACACGCACTGCAAGGACTCTGGCCCCACCAGGGGGGCCGGGCCTTTCTGAGGTGGTCAGGCGAGCAGAGGgaagggcaggggagaggagagcTGCAGAGGGGCGGACCCCGTGTGCAAAGGCCTTGAGCCAGGCACAGCTCCCCGGATCTCTCAGGCAGCAGAGCACAAAGGGAACTGGTGGACggcggggaggggcagggagaagggCCCCCGAGAGGCCTTTCTCAGACTTTACTGCCGCTAATCCTCACCGGCACCCACAACGCAGGCAAGGcccgatgaggaaactgagacccagagaggtgacACAGAGAGTCAGAGGCAGAGCCCCCATCAAAAGCCACCTGCTAAGG encodes:
- the ZBTB17 gene encoding zinc finger and BTB domain-containing protein 17 isoform X3: MAAMDFPQHSQHVLEQLNQQRQLGLLCDCTFVVDGVDFKAHKAVLAACSEYFKMLFLDQKDVVHLDISNAAGGDKRAKEEKAAATMLSELDLAGSSPPTGPGREPKEERGGQAESTASGAEQTEKADAPRKPPPVELKPDPTSGMAAAEAEAALSESSEQEMEVEPARKGEEREEEGAAPAVVKEEGPQLERGEAPEESEESASTDSGQELGAEARGLRSGTYGDRTESKAYGSVIHKCEDCGKEFTHTGNFKRHIRIHTGEKPFSCRECNKAFSDPAACKAHEKTHSPLKPYGCEECGKSYRLISLLNLHKKRHSGEARYRCEDCGKLFTTSGNLKRHQLVHSGEKPYQCDYCGRSFSDPTSKMRHLETHDTDKEHKCPHCDKKFNQVGNLKAHLKIHIADGPLKCRECGKQFTTSGNLKRHLRIHSGEKPYVCIHCQRQFADPGALQRHVRIHTGEKPCQCVMCGKAFTQASSLIAHVRQHTGEKPYVCERCGKRFVQSSQLANHIRHHDNIRPHKCSVCSKAFVNVGDLSKHIIIHTGEKPYLCDKCGRGFNRVDNLRSHVKTVHQGKAGIKILEPEEGGEVSVVTVDDMVTLATEALAATAVTQLTVVPVGAAVTADETEVLKAEISKAVKQVQEEDPNTHILYACDSCGDKFLDANSLAQHVRIHTAQALVMFQTDADFYQQYGPGSTWPAGQVLQAGELVFRPRDGADGQPALAETPPTAPECPPPAE
- the ZBTB17 gene encoding zinc finger and BTB domain-containing protein 17 isoform X4, with the translated sequence MAAMDFPQHSQHVLEQLNQQRQLGLLCDCTFVVDGVDFKAHKAVLAACSEYFKMLFLDQKDVVHLDISNAAGLGQVLEFMYTAKLSLSSENVDDVLAVASFLQMQDIITACHALKSLAELAASPGESTEVSAVEGGDKRAKEEKAAATMLSELDLAGSSPPTGPGREPKEERGGQAESTASGAEQTEKADAPRKPPPVELKPDPTSGMAAAEAEAALSESSEQEMEVEPARKGEEREEEGAAPAVVKEEGPQLERGEAPEESEESASTDSGQELGAEARGLRSGTYGDRTESKAYGSVIHKCEDCGKEFTHTGNFKRHIRIHTGEKPFSCRECNKAFSDPAACKAHEKTHSPLKPYGCEECGKSYRLISLLNLHKKRHSGEARYRCEDCGKLFTTSGNLKRHQLVHSGEKPYQCDYCGRSFSDPTSKMRHLETHDTDKEHKCPHCDKKFNQVGNLKAHLKIHIADGPLKCRECGKQFTTSGNLKRHLRIHSGEKPYVCIHCQRQFADPGALQRHVRIHTGEKPCQCVMCGKAFTQASSLIAHVRQHTGEKPYVCERCGKRFVQSSQLANHIRHHDNIRPHKCSVCSKAFVNVGDLSKHIIIHTGGLERNFNSHEDCIFLEFPEGAGATGVFSAALVAAPEHLLEETGLPGKLEATEVLPTSPVAGENLASSPRRETLPV
- the ZBTB17 gene encoding zinc finger and BTB domain-containing protein 17 isoform X1; protein product: MAAMDFPQHSQHVLEQLNQQRQLGLLCDCTFVVDGVDFKAHKAVLAACSEYFKMLFLDQKDVVHLDISNAAGLGQVLEFMYTAKLSLSSENVDDVLAVASFLQMQDIITACHALKSLAELAASPGESTEVSAVEGGDKRAKEEKAAATMLSELDLAGSSPPTGPGREPKEERGGQAESTASGAEQTEKADAPRKPPPVELKPDPTSGMAAAEAEAALSESSEQEMEVEPARKGEEREEEGAAPAVVKEEGPQLERGEAPEESEESASTDSGQELGAEARGLRSGTYGDRTESKAYGSVIHKCEDCGKEFTHTGNFKRHIRIHTGEKPFSCRECNKAFSDPAACKAHEKTHSPLKPYGCEECGKSYRLISLLNLHKKRHSGEARYRCEDCGKLFTTSGNLKRHQLVHSGEKPYQCDYCGRSFSDPTSKMRHLETHDTDKEHKCPHCDKKFNQVGNLKAHLKIHIADGPLKCRECGKQFTTSGNLKRHLRIHSGEKPYVCIHCQRQFADPGALQRHVRIHTGEKPCQCVMCGKAFTQASSLIAHVRQHTGEKPYVCERCGKRFVQSSQLANHIRHHDNIRPHKCSVCSKAFVNVGDLSKHIIIHTGEKPYLCDKCGRGFNRVDNLRSHVKTVHQGKAGIKILEPEEGGEVSVVTVDDMVTLATEALAATAVTQLTVVPVGAAVTADETEVLKAEISKAVKQVQEEDPNTHILYACDSCGDKFLDANSLAQHVRIHTAQALVMFQTDADFYQQYGPGSTWPAGQVLQAGELVFRPRDGADGQPALAETPPTAPECPPPAE
- the ZBTB17 gene encoding zinc finger and BTB domain-containing protein 17 isoform X2 → MDFPQHSQHVLEQLNQQRQLGLLCDCTFVVDGVDFKAHKAVLAACSEYFKMLFLDQKDVVHLDISNAAGLGQVLEFMYTAKLSLSSENVDDVLAVASFLQMQDIITACHALKSLAELAASPGESTEVSAVEGGDKRAKEEKAAATMLSELDLAGSSPPTGPGREPKEERGGQAESTASGAEQTEKADAPRKPPPVELKPDPTSGMAAAEAEAALSESSEQEMEVEPARKGEEREEEGAAPAVVKEEGPQLERGEAPEESEESASTDSGQELGAEARGLRSGTYGDRTESKAYGSVIHKCEDCGKEFTHTGNFKRHIRIHTGEKPFSCRECNKAFSDPAACKAHEKTHSPLKPYGCEECGKSYRLISLLNLHKKRHSGEARYRCEDCGKLFTTSGNLKRHQLVHSGEKPYQCDYCGRSFSDPTSKMRHLETHDTDKEHKCPHCDKKFNQVGNLKAHLKIHIADGPLKCRECGKQFTTSGNLKRHLRIHSGEKPYVCIHCQRQFADPGALQRHVRIHTGEKPCQCVMCGKAFTQASSLIAHVRQHTGEKPYVCERCGKRFVQSSQLANHIRHHDNIRPHKCSVCSKAFVNVGDLSKHIIIHTGEKPYLCDKCGRGFNRVDNLRSHVKTVHQGKAGIKILEPEEGGEVSVVTVDDMVTLATEALAATAVTQLTVVPVGAAVTADETEVLKAEISKAVKQVQEEDPNTHILYACDSCGDKFLDANSLAQHVRIHTAQALVMFQTDADFYQQYGPGSTWPAGQVLQAGELVFRPRDGADGQPALAETPPTAPECPPPAE
- the ZBTB17 gene encoding zinc finger and BTB domain-containing protein 17 isoform X5, encoding MAAMDFPQHSQHVLEQLNQQRQLGLLCDCTFVVDGVDFKAHKAVLAACSEYFKMLFLDQKDVVHLDISNAAGLGQVLEFMYTAKLSLSSENVDDVLAVASFLQMQDIITACHALKSLAELAASPGESTEVSAVEGGDKRAKEEKAAATMLSELDLAGSSPPTGPGREPKEERGGQAESTASGAEQTEKADAPRKPPPVELKPDPTSGMAAAEAEAALSESSEQEMEVEPARKGEEREEEGAAPAVVKEEGPQLERGEAPEESEESASTDSGQELGAEARGLRSGTYGDRTESKAYGSVIHKCEDCGKEFTHTGNFKRHIRIHTGEKPFSCRECNKAFSDPAACKAHEKTHSPLKPYGCEECGKSYRLISLLNLHKKRHSGEARYRCEDCGKLFTTSGNLKRHQLVHSGEKPYQCDYCGRSFSDPTSKMRHLETHDTDKEHKCPHCDKKFNQVGNLKAHLKIHIADGPLKCRECGKQFTTSGNLKRHLRIHSGEKPYVCIHCQRQFADPGALQRHVRIHTGEKPCQCVMCGKAFTQASSLIAHVRQHTGEKPYVCERCGKRFVQSSQLANHIRHHDNIRPHKCSVCSKAFVNVGDLSKHIIIHTEFPEGAGATGVFSAALVAAPEHLLEETGLPGKLEATEVLPTSPVAGENLASSPRRETLPV